The DNA window GTCTCGCAGAATCTGTCGAAAAATGATCGTTCAGAATCTCAACAATGTCCAATCAGCTAGCGATATCCATATAATAACAATACATACCACCGTTATTTACGTTGATAACAAATATAATTTCTTAATTCATCAGGATAACACCAGATATCGAGTTTCCCTTTAAAAAGGTTAATATCAAAAAAAGAGAAAAAATGAACAAACGTAGCTAAACATATTCCGAAAAAATAGAACAAAAAAGGTAAAAAATAAACTTAATCGTTTAATATCAGTAAAATACAGTATGGCTACACTTATAAGATACTTTATCTAAACCACTAATCCGTATACTACCTTTTAGAACCCACATGGGGATGTCAATTATTGAGGGTATTTATGGTTGCTTTTTTAATGTTATTGGTTTCTGTTATTCTTTTGGTGGTCGCCGGTTATAATTTTGTCAGCTATTGCAGAAGCCGAAAAAATGGCTCATTGCCGAAAGTGAAGCCACATAAAAAATAATGCCTGTCTGATGAACAACCACGAGCGTGAATGCTCACATCACATGG is part of the Klebsiella huaxiensis genome and encodes:
- a CDS encoding small membrane protein; translated protein: MLLVSVILLVVAGYNFVSYCRSRKNGSLPKVKPHKK